A genomic window from Silene latifolia isolate original U9 population chromosome Y, ASM4854445v1, whole genome shotgun sequence includes:
- the LOC141629041 gene encoding uncharacterized protein LOC141629041, which translates to MRLKEDSGPRRATYGTNPTSRKAPVEKQSERAKPYNKPVNKVLEGPRGKNNSEPPPKVSEYKFSTNLVGVLKALKEIRGVRWPRKRTDERPNDKRDSSKRCEYHDDIGHDTDECYTLRREVKFQYDRGNLDHLLPGGSTKVNSTNQVLPSPPPVCSRIVNVITGGSELCGLTYSVAKRHATQTKGDKPEFSCRISRQDLPAVTFDETDAQNTPEQHHDALIITLLIENCEVRKILVDIGSSVNLIMLETLKGMGFSEKDLATKEVPLVGFSGETKHSLEEIFIPTYAKGVNKQVRYLVIDGPSTYNVILGRPWIHEMKAIPSTYHQCLKLPTP; encoded by the coding sequence ATGCGGCTGAAGGAGGACTCAGGGCCCAGGAGAGCAACTTATGGCACAAATCCTACATCCAGAAAGGCACCTGTAGAGAAGCAGAGCGAAAGAGCCAAACCCTACAACAAGCCTGTGAACAAAGTTTTGGAGGGCCCAAGGGGAAAGAATAACTCAGAGCCACCTCCGAAAGTAAGTGAGTATAAATTCTCAACTAACCTTGTAGGTGTACTCAAGGCCCTAAAGGAGATACGGGgagtcagatggcccaggaagcgGACTGACGAGCGTCCTAATGATAAAAGAGACTCCAGCAAGAGGTGTGAGTACCACGATGACATAGGCCATGATACCGATGAATGCTACACCCTGAGACGGGAGGTCAAATTCCAGTACGATCGAGGAAACTTAGACCACTTATTGCCAGGAGGCTCCACCAAAGTTAATTCCACTAATCAGGTTCTACCTTCTCCTCCACCTGTTTGCAGTAGAATTGTGAATGTTATTACAGGAGGCTCAGAATTGTGCGGCCTGACTTATTCAGTAGCCAAAAGGCATGCCACACAAACCAAAGGAGACAAGCCAGAGTTTTCCTGCAGAATCAGCCGCCAGGACCTCCCAGCAGTCACCTTTGATGAAACAGACGCACAAAACACTCCGGAGCAACACCACGACGCTCTGATCATCACCCTCCTCATAGAAAACTGCGAGGTAAGAAAGATCCTAGTGGACATAGGAAGCTCCGTCAATCTGATTATGCTGGAAACTCTCAAAGGcatggggttcagcgagaagGACTTAGCAACGAAAGAGGTACCTTTGGTCGGTTTCAGTGGTGAAACAAAGCACTCTCTAGAAGAAATTTTCATCCCAACCTACGCCAAAGGAGTCAATAAACAGGTGAGATATTTGGTTATCGATgggccctctacttacaatgtaatTCTTGGCAGGCCTTGGATCCATGAAATGAAGGCAATACCTTCAACCTACCACCAGTGTCTGAAATTACCAACACCTTGA